A genomic segment from Tuwongella immobilis encodes:
- a CDS encoding THUMP domain-containing class I SAM-dependent RNA methyltransferase, with amino-acid sequence MASRYFATCARGLERFLAQELTALGADSVEPGRGGVRFQGDRRMLYRANLELRTAIRVLEPILEADVASPDELYEAIRTLDWQQWITPSQTLAVDCNVRDSQITHSQYAARRVKDAICDQLREKLGKRPSVDTERPSVGLNLHIFRDHATLSLDSSGDSLHKRGYRPELLRAPINEALAAGLLMASGWQPGMPLADPMCGSGTFLIEAAWMALNRPPGLTRRHFGFMGWLDFDRGEWANLRDEARRKVAKTLPVPMVGSDIRGDAIESAVANARAAGIGHLLTFEKADVRDFFPPNLPPGIAPGMVLVNPPYGERLGETEELVPLYRILGEVITDQCPGWRFGVFTSNRVLAKAIRVKPAQRLPFFNGALECELLMFGP; translated from the coding sequence ATGGCAAGCCGCTATTTTGCCACCTGTGCCCGCGGATTGGAACGCTTCTTGGCCCAGGAGTTGACCGCATTGGGGGCCGACTCCGTCGAGCCGGGCCGGGGAGGGGTGCGCTTCCAGGGCGATCGGCGCATGCTCTACCGCGCCAACTTGGAACTGCGCACGGCGATTCGCGTGTTGGAGCCGATTCTCGAAGCCGATGTCGCCTCGCCGGATGAGTTGTACGAAGCGATTCGCACGCTGGATTGGCAGCAGTGGATCACCCCGAGCCAGACGTTGGCGGTCGATTGTAACGTGCGGGATTCGCAAATCACGCATTCGCAATACGCGGCCCGACGGGTGAAAGACGCGATTTGCGATCAGCTTCGGGAGAAACTCGGGAAGCGTCCCAGTGTGGATACCGAGCGGCCCAGCGTGGGGCTGAATCTGCACATTTTCCGCGACCATGCCACGCTCAGTCTCGATTCCTCGGGGGATTCGCTGCACAAACGCGGCTATCGGCCCGAATTGCTGCGGGCACCCATCAACGAAGCCCTGGCGGCGGGGTTGCTGATGGCCAGTGGTTGGCAGCCGGGCATGCCGTTGGCCGATCCGATGTGCGGTTCGGGCACGTTTCTGATCGAGGCGGCATGGATGGCCTTGAATCGGCCACCGGGGCTGACCCGTCGCCATTTCGGATTTATGGGCTGGCTCGATTTCGACCGCGGGGAATGGGCCAACCTGCGGGATGAGGCCCGGCGGAAGGTCGCCAAGACGCTCCCCGTGCCGATGGTCGGGAGCGATATTCGCGGGGATGCGATCGAATCGGCGGTTGCCAATGCGCGAGCGGCGGGCATCGGCCATTTGCTCACGTTTGAGAAGGCGGATGTCCGCGATTTCTTCCCGCCGAATCTGCCCCCCGGCATCGCTCCGGGGATGGTGCTGGTCAATCCGCCCTACGGCGAGCGACTCGGGGAAACCGAGGAACTCGTGCCGTTGTATCGCATTCTGGGCGAAGTGATTACGGATCAGTGCCCCGGCTGGCGATTTGGCGTTTTCACCAGCAACCGCGTGCTGGCCAAGGCCATCCGCGTGAAGCCCGCCCAACGCTTGCCGTTCTTCAACGGCGCACTCGAATGCGAACTGCTGATGTTCGGCCCGTGA
- a CDS encoding aspartate kinase, with product MPVVVQKFGGSSVATAERIRAAARRAIRAKQAGNQVVVVVSARGDTTDDLIQLAHEISEQPPAREMDMLLATGEQISIALMAMAIQSMGEPAISFTGAQIGIRTDSFHTKARIREISTTRIREALRKGEIVIVAGFQGIDDLNNITTLGRGGSDTTAVALAAALKHDPTTSDPTERAVGCEIYTDVDGVYTTDPRLVPEAHKIDEISYDEMLELASMGAGVMHSRSIEFAKKFDVPLMVRSSFSDAIGTWIVPEAPWMLGVSVCGAAIAKDEARILLDGLPDRPGVSHRIFSTLAQVNIAVDMIAQSLGEAGKAAIGFTVMRNEMSLATAKLQPLIAELGGTIRTVEDVSKVSIVGTGMRTTTGVAEKMFAALGQEGVNIKMITTGDIKISVLVDKAEGAKALRAVHQAFKLSENRPGAGAPTSENAAPFSLSDAMNPSSKGAATQTTQLIMQRLSSMEAIVVSGVELTVEQSRITIHDLPDRPGHCSRVFEAVAQSGAVVDMIVQNLTGSDRAELSFSVPNSDLLAALDSTRNAVRDIEVTARVTGDADMAVLFVHGVGMRTHTGVAEKMFGALAAQGINIKLINTSEVCISVVIEQAQGSQALAALKACFNLA from the coding sequence GTGCCTGTGGTGGTCCAGAAGTTCGGCGGTTCGAGTGTGGCGACGGCGGAGCGGATTCGAGCGGCAGCACGCCGGGCGATTCGCGCCAAACAAGCGGGCAATCAAGTGGTGGTGGTCGTCTCGGCCCGAGGCGATACCACCGACGACTTGATTCAACTCGCCCACGAAATCAGCGAGCAACCGCCCGCCCGCGAGATGGACATGCTGCTGGCCACCGGCGAGCAGATCTCCATTGCACTCATGGCCATGGCCATCCAGTCCATGGGCGAGCCGGCCATCAGTTTCACGGGTGCGCAAATCGGCATCCGCACGGATAGTTTCCACACCAAAGCCCGCATTCGAGAAATCTCGACAACCCGCATTCGGGAAGCACTGCGCAAAGGCGAAATCGTCATTGTCGCGGGCTTCCAAGGGATCGACGATCTCAACAATATTACGACGCTGGGCCGTGGCGGATCAGACACCACCGCCGTCGCCCTGGCTGCCGCGCTCAAGCACGACCCCACCACCAGCGACCCGACGGAACGCGCGGTGGGCTGCGAAATCTACACCGACGTGGACGGCGTCTACACCACCGACCCGCGATTGGTGCCCGAAGCGCACAAAATTGATGAAATTAGTTACGATGAAATGCTGGAACTCGCCAGCATGGGCGCAGGGGTGATGCACTCCCGGTCGATCGAATTCGCCAAGAAATTCGATGTGCCGCTGATGGTGCGAAGCTCGTTTAGCGATGCGATTGGCACGTGGATTGTGCCGGAAGCCCCGTGGATGCTCGGCGTCTCTGTTTGTGGGGCCGCCATCGCCAAAGACGAAGCCCGCATTCTGCTCGATGGCCTGCCCGACCGTCCCGGCGTGAGTCATCGCATCTTTTCCACGCTCGCGCAAGTCAACATCGCCGTTGATATGATCGCGCAAAGCCTCGGCGAAGCGGGCAAAGCCGCCATCGGCTTCACCGTAATGCGCAACGAAATGTCGCTGGCAACGGCGAAACTCCAACCGTTGATCGCCGAACTTGGCGGCACGATTCGCACCGTCGAAGATGTCAGCAAGGTGTCGATCGTCGGCACGGGGATGCGGACGACCACCGGAGTGGCCGAGAAGATGTTCGCCGCCCTGGGGCAAGAAGGCGTCAACATCAAGATGATCACCACCGGCGATATCAAGATCAGCGTGCTGGTCGATAAAGCCGAAGGTGCCAAGGCGTTGCGTGCGGTGCATCAGGCGTTCAAGCTGAGCGAAAATCGCCCCGGTGCCGGTGCCCCGACCAGCGAAAACGCCGCGCCGTTCTCGCTTTCCGATGCGATGAATCCCAGCAGCAAGGGGGCCGCGACGCAAACGACGCAGCTCATCATGCAGCGACTTTCGAGCATGGAAGCGATTGTCGTCAGCGGTGTGGAACTGACCGTCGAACAGAGCCGCATCACCATTCACGATCTGCCGGATCGCCCCGGCCATTGCTCCCGCGTCTTTGAAGCGGTGGCCCAATCGGGGGCGGTGGTGGATATGATTGTGCAGAACCTGACCGGCAGCGATCGCGCGGAATTGTCGTTCTCGGTGCCCAACAGCGATCTGCTGGCCGCGCTGGATAGCACCCGCAATGCAGTCCGAGACATCGAAGTCACCGCTCGAGTCACCGGCGATGCGGATATGGCGGTGCTGTTTGTCCACGGCGTGGGCATGCGGACCCATACTGGCGTGGCGGAGAAGATGTTCGGCGCACTCGCCGCTCAGGGCATCAACATCAAGCTCATCAACACCTCGGAAGTGTGCATTAGCGTGGTGATTGAGCAAGCCCAAGGCAGTCAAGCGCTTGCGGCGTTGAAGGCATGTTTCAACTTGGCGTGA
- a CDS encoding transaldolase family protein has translation MSNPLESLVASGTKLWLDSIDPQEVARNRAWGATGATSNPIIVADLLQTGRFDDAIADLIRAGHDDHAIAWAMTDKLVSEAQAVFEPVWNETKCNDGWVSFELDPLLEDVTLNLPIAERTAKYIELGKHWGIGRKNRMIKVPATEGGLGALEELVAAGLAINVTLIFSERQYLAAREACFRGAQRRADKDKVKTVYSIFVSRLDVYTEKHVPTLSAEAQGMVGIVNAKRLWALNQQFWKDKGLALQQEIIFASTGTKKPTDAPWKYVAAFAGSDIETNPPATNDAVGKSDVQFTRQVDVLPPAEVLADIDAKVSMQHLEETLMREGLQKFADPQKALLALIAKKRASLQ, from the coding sequence GTGAGCAACCCGCTGGAATCGCTGGTAGCCAGTGGTACGAAACTGTGGCTGGATTCGATTGATCCGCAAGAAGTCGCACGCAATCGTGCCTGGGGCGCCACGGGTGCCACTTCGAACCCGATCATCGTGGCCGATCTGCTGCAAACCGGGCGTTTCGACGACGCGATTGCGGATCTGATTCGTGCCGGCCATGACGATCATGCCATTGCCTGGGCGATGACCGATAAACTGGTCAGCGAAGCGCAAGCCGTCTTTGAGCCGGTCTGGAATGAGACCAAGTGCAACGACGGCTGGGTGAGCTTCGAACTCGATCCGCTGTTGGAAGATGTCACACTGAATCTGCCCATCGCCGAACGGACGGCCAAGTACATCGAACTGGGCAAACATTGGGGCATCGGTCGCAAGAACCGGATGATCAAAGTCCCGGCTACCGAAGGCGGATTGGGGGCGCTGGAAGAATTGGTCGCCGCCGGTCTGGCGATCAACGTGACGTTGATTTTCAGCGAACGGCAATATCTGGCCGCCCGCGAAGCCTGCTTCCGCGGTGCCCAACGCCGGGCCGACAAAGACAAAGTCAAGACGGTCTACAGTATCTTCGTGAGTCGGTTAGACGTTTACACCGAAAAGCATGTGCCTACGCTCTCCGCCGAAGCACAAGGCATGGTGGGCATCGTCAACGCCAAGCGACTCTGGGCGCTGAATCAGCAGTTCTGGAAGGATAAAGGTCTTGCGTTGCAGCAAGAAATCATCTTCGCCAGCACGGGCACCAAGAAGCCGACCGATGCGCCTTGGAAATACGTGGCGGCCTTCGCAGGTTCCGACATTGAGACGAATCCGCCCGCGACCAATGATGCGGTCGGCAAGTCCGATGTGCAGTTCACCCGCCAGGTGGATGTGCTGCCGCCTGCGGAAGTGCTTGCGGATATCGATGCGAAGGTGAGCATGCAGCATTTGGAAGAAACGCTGATGCGGGAAGGGCTGCAAAAGTTTGCCGATCCGCAAAAGGCGTTGCTGGCGCTGATTGCCAAGAAGCGCGCCTCGCTGCAGTAA
- a CDS encoding acyl-ACP desaturase, with protein MADLPILSCPELERDIWRMYRDFFDKAERRRRWRIADDIPWNECNRNLDPAVADVIETFCAVELYLPDYTGKILPVVRPSKGRTWFYANWGYEESKHSLALNDWLVKSGHRSDEYMTDMESKVFEREWNLPTESHVGMLCYAMSQELATFINYRNLKNRIAALGGDPALEKLLGFISIDERAHYSFFRDATKIFLTHDREGTIAQLRPILNQFQMPAVHDLLDESTKRIERIRNLEVFNEEIFYREVYFPIITDLGITKAEMRGKPIKKSYKTDPNPSTSA; from the coding sequence ATGGCAGATCTACCGATTCTTTCGTGCCCCGAACTCGAACGGGACATCTGGCGGATGTACCGCGATTTCTTTGACAAAGCCGAGCGCCGACGCCGATGGCGAATTGCCGACGATATTCCCTGGAATGAGTGCAACCGCAATCTCGATCCGGCGGTGGCCGATGTCATCGAAACCTTTTGCGCCGTCGAGCTTTACCTCCCCGACTACACCGGCAAAATCCTTCCGGTCGTCCGACCCAGCAAAGGTCGTACTTGGTTTTATGCCAACTGGGGGTACGAGGAATCCAAGCACTCCTTGGCACTCAACGACTGGCTGGTCAAATCCGGACATCGCTCCGATGAATACATGACCGATATGGAAAGCAAAGTCTTCGAGCGGGAATGGAACCTTCCCACGGAGAGCCATGTTGGCATGCTCTGCTATGCGATGTCGCAAGAGTTGGCGACCTTCATCAATTATCGAAATCTGAAGAATCGCATTGCCGCTTTGGGTGGCGATCCGGCATTGGAAAAACTGTTGGGGTTTATCTCCATCGATGAGCGGGCCCACTACAGCTTCTTCCGGGATGCCACCAAGATTTTCTTGACGCATGATCGCGAAGGCACCATTGCCCAATTGCGGCCGATTCTGAATCAGTTCCAGATGCCCGCCGTGCATGATTTGCTGGACGAAAGCACCAAGCGAATTGAGCGCATTCGCAATCTGGAAGTGTTCAACGAAGAAATTTTCTATCGGGAAGTCTACTTCCCCATCATTACCGACCTTGGCATTACCAAGGCGGAAATGCGGGGCAAGCCGATCAAAAAATCCTACAAGACTGACCCCAATCCCTCGACAAGTGCGTAA
- a CDS encoding tetratricopeptide repeat protein has product MELASTDLATLRDLYNRGLYLQARRYAEAFGPLRDWSNPPARLMAGRLAIQLGASRLGRRLHLLAYRLSPNYPEAIYYYARYRLDRMGPLHAYTFMRQHSDWSDAGPEMRADWYGLHAYVAARLRDFDRAEIWLQRAEAENAGRAWLLIERSAVYELAERTEEALEAARETLKLVPYFRAGLQASAHLLHLLNRDAEALDLLQEGSDAIESSIVTAQLAAFQLDQRRYTDVRKSLARYRELAPMLESEGAKWLHAREVDVAYFLGEWGNAQTAAKQIDEPYYRELIERLQPLADQQLPLDSPIDGHPRRTEIKLAPEPLPSGQHPTASYHLKTLSRFWKPECPDPNLPESTPFEGVPESAERRWAESNGFIVREGKLSPEGAFAVLERGIPFFLTTVESGYPVPQLVVGCDRVRHSLLFADAAPKPPIEAPLRTLLERYIATGPRMLVMVPSEQAQLLDGITLDDEAEANRLHALQSALKQSNRDGAVAELDALRAANPTHRITLQAACVLARYDSHPVKIADAILTLSQAYPNEATYQLSHLAALRELGRREERIELLQSLADRNDVEPLLLQHYAQSISMDIRQQSTAKRALMRAIRKRGYAAGAYYLLARLMWEQRRFGEATELYRFAACLEDRDEQFAEGYFRAARAAERTPEAMRFLQNRFHRMKTKHLAPTRSLFFALAEQDEITAAFDILQQALRARPNDGETLLFAAEMKSNFDDLPSGRKLLEQARPHSPALVWHRAAARQCALEVNLGQAIAHWLAILAEEPLNVDAHTSLVRVKMEYEGRPAAIEYLRNLVKRYPHSYGVRQLLLDWLRGEPGTENEGIVQKLIDECPHDSWAHRELALYLAAQKRYEEALARMEKARELEPTSPLYFFSMGRILTQADRLNDAREIYREAIRRSVDHEMAVSELLQLARSQDEREQELQFIARELARQSHQGESLMTFFEKAYGTLETEELHSILNDLLDSHAHLWQVWSMMVRVLAMMERFEEASELVREAIERFPLVPRLWADQAAVRRSQEDPDGEIDSLRGALRINPSWSEAARELSELLEQQKQTEDAQLVLEQAIARAPFDPNNHGYLAELLWNNNDSETALERIARAVRLDPAYEWAWRTFMQWSDRLEVPEKQLELAREVTRLRPGDVNSWLSLARMLSEPSQFDESLHALDRAIALNPRLIEAYDLKAERLTEMGRFEEAKSAAQPDVFPAEDLPMVLRGRVAWVEAKRGNFSAAIPRMQALVAVEPNYYWGWQQLAEWQNETGRHAAYLEAASELVRLRPESPMALAMRGEARMQTGDRENGKADLRQAQQIAPGYPFPGMLLFDAYFADGDTSGARTTLAILQEHMGGPLVLARHIQLLAKEGDRDSALESLRDLCHQVADTAWPIQTAVNTLRAAGWSDDVEPILKQAVDGEEPFHPWVALLWVEGPAGSAAEIDVRLTVLQRAVAEHPRFLQGYDLLAETLARVARYDEALEACKPPAFGDPPPISLRGRAAWIEAQRGNRAEAIKQMRSLVQADSEYFWGWQQLARWYDANDSYKEYLEVAEQLVRIAPNEAISYGHRGEAKRGLNDKAGAKADFAKAFEIDPQYAFAGLRLLEEQLAENQLDDAEKTLGTLQQHADTAFAALATVQVATKRGDIPVAIDALRDLATSRDSSYMLLGKAIDTLQAAKADKAIDDMLGTLIDQGNVRPFVARFWAERRMPNDIPTLLARLPKLLEEGDAGEEVVSVLLSWFDGPEKAGELALLLQNHSESLQRNLDAWARVGDALVSTGNYTLAISWLSDWQKRTGVESWMLSPLVFSLRQAGRWEESQNTAIAALELPTELAYHDHGVWAAIEEALAGKPMPAKEHLERVELSRLSDEMRLLAEMAKLLIAVQLSPPTERRRILKLARPGLKEAIALISLKEDPSLVPTYRRFVARLGSDLGLFHGLLWRIRQAIAPDLKG; this is encoded by the coding sequence ATGGAACTTGCGTCGACGGATCTGGCCACCCTGCGTGATTTGTACAACCGCGGCCTGTACCTCCAAGCACGCCGCTATGCCGAGGCGTTCGGCCCGTTGCGCGATTGGTCCAATCCCCCGGCCCGTCTCATGGCCGGTCGTTTGGCCATTCAACTCGGTGCCTCTCGACTCGGTCGCCGTCTCCACCTACTCGCCTATCGGCTCAGTCCGAATTATCCCGAGGCGATCTATTACTACGCGCGCTATCGACTCGATCGCATGGGTCCGCTGCACGCCTACACATTCATGCGACAACACTCGGATTGGTCCGATGCCGGCCCCGAGATGCGCGCTGATTGGTACGGGCTGCATGCCTATGTCGCCGCTCGACTCCGCGATTTTGACCGCGCGGAAATCTGGCTGCAGCGCGCAGAGGCCGAGAACGCCGGTCGCGCCTGGCTGCTGATCGAACGATCCGCCGTCTACGAACTCGCCGAACGCACCGAAGAAGCCCTGGAAGCCGCCCGCGAGACACTCAAACTCGTGCCGTACTTTCGCGCCGGTCTGCAAGCGTCGGCCCACTTGCTGCATCTGCTCAACCGCGATGCCGAAGCCTTGGACCTGCTCCAAGAAGGCTCCGACGCCATCGAATCGAGCATTGTCACCGCGCAATTAGCCGCCTTCCAGCTCGATCAACGCCGGTATACCGATGTCCGCAAATCGCTGGCTCGCTACCGCGAATTGGCCCCCATGCTCGAATCCGAAGGGGCCAAATGGCTGCACGCGCGGGAAGTCGATGTCGCCTATTTCTTGGGCGAATGGGGCAACGCTCAGACCGCCGCCAAACAAATCGATGAACCATACTATCGAGAATTGATCGAACGATTGCAACCGCTCGCCGATCAGCAGTTGCCGTTGGATTCGCCGATCGATGGCCACCCGCGGCGCACGGAAATCAAGCTCGCCCCCGAGCCGCTCCCCAGCGGGCAACATCCGACCGCGTCGTATCACCTCAAGACGCTCAGCCGATTCTGGAAGCCGGAATGCCCGGACCCGAATCTGCCCGAATCGACGCCATTTGAAGGGGTTCCGGAATCAGCCGAACGACGCTGGGCCGAATCGAACGGCTTCATCGTCCGCGAGGGGAAATTGTCCCCCGAGGGTGCCTTTGCCGTTCTGGAACGCGGAATCCCGTTCTTTCTGACAACCGTAGAATCGGGCTACCCGGTGCCGCAATTGGTGGTCGGCTGCGATCGCGTGCGTCACTCGCTGCTGTTCGCGGATGCCGCCCCGAAACCGCCGATCGAAGCTCCGTTGCGGACGCTGCTGGAACGCTACATCGCCACGGGTCCGCGCATGTTGGTGATGGTGCCCAGCGAACAGGCGCAGTTGCTCGATGGAATCACGCTGGACGATGAGGCCGAAGCCAATCGGCTGCATGCGCTGCAATCGGCGTTGAAGCAGTCGAATCGGGACGGTGCCGTGGCGGAATTGGATGCGCTGCGGGCGGCCAATCCCACCCACCGCATCACGCTGCAAGCGGCCTGTGTGCTGGCTCGATATGATTCGCACCCGGTCAAAATTGCCGATGCGATTCTGACGTTATCGCAGGCGTATCCCAACGAGGCGACCTACCAATTGAGCCACCTGGCGGCATTGCGGGAATTGGGCCGCCGCGAGGAACGCATCGAATTGCTGCAATCGTTGGCCGATCGCAATGATGTCGAGCCGCTGCTGCTGCAACATTATGCGCAATCAATCTCGATGGATATTCGCCAACAATCGACAGCGAAACGTGCGTTGATGCGAGCGATTCGCAAGCGTGGCTACGCGGCGGGTGCGTACTATCTGCTCGCCCGATTGATGTGGGAACAACGGCGATTCGGCGAGGCAACCGAACTGTATCGCTTTGCCGCCTGTTTGGAAGACCGCGACGAGCAATTCGCCGAGGGCTACTTCCGCGCGGCCCGCGCCGCCGAGCGCACACCCGAGGCGATGCGGTTCTTGCAAAATCGCTTCCATCGCATGAAAACCAAGCATCTCGCCCCGACGCGCTCGCTGTTTTTCGCGCTGGCCGAGCAAGATGAGATTACCGCCGCGTTCGACATTTTGCAGCAAGCCCTGCGTGCCCGTCCGAATGACGGCGAGACACTGCTGTTTGCTGCGGAAATGAAGTCGAATTTCGACGATTTGCCCTCCGGTCGCAAACTGTTGGAGCAAGCGCGGCCGCACAGCCCTGCGCTGGTGTGGCATCGAGCGGCGGCTCGGCAATGCGCCCTGGAAGTCAATCTGGGCCAGGCGATTGCCCACTGGCTGGCCATCCTCGCCGAAGAGCCGCTAAATGTGGACGCCCACACATCGCTGGTGCGGGTGAAGATGGAATACGAAGGTCGCCCCGCGGCGATTGAATATCTGCGAAATCTCGTCAAGCGGTATCCGCATTCGTATGGGGTGCGGCAATTGCTGCTCGATTGGCTGCGCGGTGAACCGGGTACCGAGAACGAGGGAATCGTTCAAAAGCTGATCGATGAATGCCCGCACGATAGTTGGGCACATCGCGAACTGGCGCTCTATCTGGCGGCGCAGAAACGCTACGAAGAAGCGCTCGCCCGCATGGAGAAGGCCCGCGAGTTGGAGCCAACATCGCCGTTGTACTTCTTCTCGATGGGGCGAATTCTCACGCAGGCGGATCGGCTCAACGATGCCCGCGAAATTTACCGCGAAGCGATTCGTCGCTCCGTCGATCACGAAATGGCCGTCTCGGAACTCCTGCAATTGGCCCGCAGTCAGGACGAACGCGAGCAAGAACTGCAATTCATCGCCCGCGAATTGGCCCGACAAAGCCACCAAGGCGAATCGCTGATGACCTTCTTCGAGAAGGCCTACGGCACGCTGGAGACCGAGGAACTCCACAGCATTCTCAACGATCTGCTCGATTCGCATGCGCATCTGTGGCAGGTCTGGTCGATGATGGTCCGCGTTCTGGCGATGATGGAACGATTCGAAGAAGCCTCGGAATTGGTCCGCGAAGCGATCGAACGCTTCCCATTGGTCCCGCGTTTGTGGGCGGATCAGGCGGCGGTTCGTCGCAGTCAGGAAGACCCCGACGGCGAAATCGATTCGCTGCGTGGTGCGTTGCGCATCAACCCCAGTTGGTCTGAAGCGGCCCGCGAATTGTCCGAACTGCTGGAGCAGCAAAAGCAGACGGAAGATGCGCAACTCGTTCTGGAACAAGCGATTGCGCGAGCGCCGTTCGACCCAAACAATCACGGCTATTTGGCCGAACTGCTCTGGAACAACAACGACAGCGAAACCGCCCTGGAACGCATCGCACGGGCCGTGCGGTTGGACCCCGCGTATGAATGGGCGTGGCGCACCTTCATGCAATGGTCGGATCGTCTGGAAGTGCCCGAGAAACAGCTCGAATTGGCCCGCGAAGTCACCCGCTTGCGTCCAGGCGATGTCAATTCGTGGCTGAGCCTCGCCCGCATGTTGAGCGAGCCAAGCCAATTCGATGAGAGCCTGCACGCACTCGACCGAGCGATTGCCCTGAATCCGCGATTGATCGAAGCCTACGATCTTAAGGCCGAGCGATTGACGGAGATGGGCCGATTCGAAGAGGCGAAATCCGCCGCTCAGCCGGATGTCTTCCCCGCGGAAGATTTGCCGATGGTGCTGCGCGGTCGGGTGGCCTGGGTGGAAGCGAAGCGCGGCAACTTCTCGGCGGCGATTCCGCGCATGCAAGCGCTCGTCGCGGTCGAACCGAATTACTATTGGGGCTGGCAGCAACTCGCCGAGTGGCAAAACGAGACGGGCCGCCACGCCGCCTATCTCGAAGCGGCCTCGGAATTGGTCCGACTGCGTCCGGAATCGCCGATGGCGCTGGCGATGCGCGGCGAAGCCCGCATGCAGACCGGCGACCGCGAAAACGGCAAGGCCGATCTGCGGCAAGCGCAGCAGATTGCGCCGGGATATCCATTCCCCGGAATGCTGCTATTCGATGCCTATTTCGCGGATGGTGACACCTCCGGGGCACGCACCACGCTGGCGATTCTGCAGGAACATATGGGCGGGCCGCTGGTTCTGGCCCGGCATATTCAACTGCTCGCCAAAGAAGGCGACCGCGATTCCGCGCTCGAATCGCTCCGCGATCTGTGCCATCAAGTGGCGGATACGGCGTGGCCCATTCAGACCGCCGTCAATACGCTGCGTGCTGCGGGTTGGTCCGACGATGTCGAACCGATTCTGAAGCAAGCGGTGGATGGTGAAGAACCGTTTCATCCCTGGGTCGCCCTGCTCTGGGTGGAAGGTCCGGCGGGGAGCGCGGCGGAAATCGATGTCCGCCTGACGGTGCTGCAACGCGCTGTTGCCGAACATCCGCGATTCCTGCAAGGCTACGACTTACTCGCCGAAACCCTTGCCCGTGTCGCACGTTACGACGAAGCGCTGGAAGCCTGCAAGCCGCCCGCGTTCGGCGATCCACCACCGATCAGCCTGCGGGGTCGTGCCGCGTGGATCGAAGCCCAACGGGGCAACCGCGCCGAGGCGATCAAGCAGATGCGCTCGCTGGTGCAGGCCGATTCCGAATATTTCTGGGGCTGGCAGCAATTGGCCCGCTGGTACGATGCCAACGATTCGTACAAGGAATATCTCGAAGTCGCCGAACAATTGGTGCGCATCGCTCCGAACGAGGCGATCAGCTACGGGCATCGCGGCGAAGCCAAGCGCGGTCTGAATGACAAAGCCGGTGCCAAGGCCGACTTCGCCAAGGCGTTCGAGATTGATCCGCAGTATGCCTTCGCGGGGCTTCGCCTGTTGGAGGAGCAACTGGCGGAGAATCAACTCGACGATGCGGAGAAGACTCTCGGCACGCTGCAACAGCATGCAGATACGGCGTTTGCGGCGTTGGCCACGGTTCAAGTCGCAACCAAACGCGGCGATATTCCCGTGGCGATTGATGCGCTGCGGGATCTGGCGACCTCGCGCGATTCCAGCTACATGCTGCTGGGCAAAGCCATCGACACGCTGCAAGCGGCGAAGGCCGACAAAGCGATTGACGATATGCTCGGCACACTCATCGACCAAGGGAATGTGCGTCCGTTTGTGGCTCGATTCTGGGCCGAACGGCGGATGCCCAACGACATTCCAACGCTGCTCGCCCGACTGCCGAAACTGCTGGAAGAAGGCGACGCGGGCGAAGAAGTCGTCTCGGTGCTGTTGAGTTGGTTCGATGGCCCCGAGAAGGCAGGCGAATTGGCGTTGTTGCTGCAAAATCACAGCGAATCGCTCCAACGCAACCTGGATGCGTGGGCGCGGGTGGGTGATGCGCTGGTGAGTACCGGCAACTACACGCTGGCGATTTCCTGGTTGAGCGATTGGCAGAAGCGCACCGGCGTGGAATCGTGGATGCTCTCGCCGCTGGTCTTTTCGCTGCGGCAGGCGGGTCGCTGGGAAGAATCGCAGAACACCGCGATCGCCGCCCTGGAACTACCCACCGAGTTGGCGTATCACGATCACGGCGTTTGGGCCGCCATCGAAGAAGCGCTTGCGGGCAAACCGATGCCGGCGAAGGAACATCTCGAACGAGTCGAACTCAGTCGTCTCTCGGATGAGATGCGCTTGCTGGCGGAAATGGCGAAACTGCTCATTGCCGTGCAGTTGTCTCCGCCAACGGAACGCCGTCGCATTCTCAAGCTGGCCCGGCCCGGCCTGAAGGAAGCGATCGCCCTGATTTCGCTGAAGGAAGATCCATCGCTGGTCCCGACCTATCGCCGATTCGTGGCGCGATTGGGCAGCGATTTGGGGCTGTTCCACGGTCTGTTGTGGCGAATTCGCCAAGCGATTGCCCCCGATTTGAAGGGGTGA